The following DNA comes from Candidatus Flexicrinis proximus.
CATGCGCGATCAGCCGCCCCGGGGCGAGATCGCACTCGTGATCGGCGGCGCGCCGGAGACCGCGCAAACCTGGGACGAAGCCCGAGTCCGGGCGGCGTTCAGCGAGCGGCTCAACGCGGGTGACAGCCGCTCGCAGGCGGCCAAGGCCGTTGCCGCCCAGTCAGGCTGGCGCAAGGGCGACATCTACGCGATGGATGTTTAGGGCGATCAGGCGCGTTTGTCTTTTAGAGACCGCGCCCACACACCCCTCGCGACGCTAGAACCCGGGTGTAATAGCGACGGAGCGCACCCCGTCTAGAACAACAGGGTCTTAGGATCGACAAGAGAGGCAGATGATGATCGACTTTACAACCAAGCTCGGCCAACGCGCGCAAGAACGTCTGGCCTCGGAGTACTGCATTTGGCTGACGACCACGGGCGGCGACGGCACGCCGCAGCCGCGTCCGGTCTGGTTCGTGTGGGACAACGGCGAATTCGTGGTCTATGCGGCTGAAGGATCGGCCAAGCTGAAGCACATCGCCGCCCATCCCAAAGTCGCCGTCAATTTCGATGGTGGCCCCTACGGCGAGGACATACAGGTGTTCACTGGCAGCGCGCGGATCGTCGCCTCGGACTTTGAGAGTGCCGCGGCAGCCAACTACTTTGAGAAATACGCCAGCCAGATCCCTGAGATCGGCATGACCGAGGAATCATTTAAACAGACCTACTCGCAAACGATCCGCATCACGCCGGAAAAGCTGCGCTGACCCCCGATCACGACTGAGTGACATTTGGCGGGTCAAGCCGTCGTATTCGTCACTTACCGCGCGGGCGCTTGCAGCAAGACAATACCAGGATAAGGCTATTGTCGGCCCAAGACGGCTGGCGATTGAAGGAGTGATGCTGATGCTTCGCACTGTCCTGGCACTGGCAATTCTTGCACATGGTATTGGTCATATCGTATTCCTGATCCCGCTGCTCGGGTTCTCGGACGCCTCAAATTGGGGACAGTCGACGCAGTCGTGGCTGTTCACGCATGAGACACTGGCACGGGTGATCGGGACGGTGATCTGGGTCGCGGCGACGGTTGCGTTCTGCGCCGCCGCTTACGGCCTGTTCAGCCAGCTGCCCTGGTGGCGCACCGCCACAGTGGCAGCGTCGATTGCCTCACTGGTGGGTCTTGCGTTGTTCTGGGTAAACCCGATCAGTTCGTCGGCCTACTTTGCGCTAGGATTCGACGTGGTGGCGCTGGCATCGCTGCTGATTGCACAGTGGCCGGCGGTCGAGGCTGTCGGCGCGTAGCCCGCAGTCCATCAGTCCGTGTCCGGCACGAAATCCGCGTAGTAATCCGGCACCAGCGCGTGCATCTCTCGCGGCGGACGCGAGTAGTTTGAGTCCGGTTTTGGACGCCGCTTGAGCTTGAACGGTTCAGGGACAGTCGACACGTAGCGCGGGAACAGAGTCAGCAGGTGGCGGATGATGTTGAGGTGGGCCCGCCGCTTGTCATCGGTTTCGATCTGGTACCACGGCGCCTCGGAGATATCGGTGTATTCCATCATGCTGTCTTTGGCCTTGGAATAGTCCACCCAGCGCTCACGGGAGAGCAAATCCATGGGGCTTAGTTTCCACATTTTGGCCGGGTTCTGCGCCCGTTCCTGAAAGCGCTTCTCCTGCTCGTCGTCGCTGACCGACAGCCAGTATTTCACCACATTCAGACCGGAGCGGACCAGAAGGCGCTCGAACTCCGGGCAGGAGACCAGAAACTCGTTGTATTCCTCGTCGGAGCAGAAGCCCATGACGTGCTCGACGCCGGCGCGGTTGTACCAGCTCCGGTCGAAGATGACGATTTCCCCTGCGGCCGGCAGATGCGCCACATACCGCTGGAAGTACCACTGGGTGCGCTCGACGTCTGACGGTTTGCCCAACGCGACCAGGCGCACTCCGCGCGGGTTCATCGGCTCGGTCAGGCGTTTGATCGTTCCGCCCTTCCCTGCGGCGTCGCGGCCTTCAAAGATCAGCACGATTCGCTGACCGGTGGCCTTCACCCAGTACTGGAGCCGCACGAGCTCAAATTGCAGACGCTCCAGCTCGTGTTCATAAAACGACCTGGGGAGCCGAACGAGGGGTTCTGCCGCGGGCGCGGAGCCGTTTTTGGCTGACCCGGCGCGACTCTTGTCCTTCTTCTCTTTCTTCCCTTGCCCGTCTTTCGCCATGGCCGTTCGCCTCCTGCGCTCCACCCACGATAGACCAGTATGCCGCACGTGTTGGCGTCCGCGCCACAGCGGCTGCAACCCACTTTCTATGGGGTTCCACCCCAAGCCCGGCAGGAGTTTGCACTCCTGCACCTCCCATTGCGAAATGAACGGGCAAGCCCGTTCATTTCGCCGATAAGGGAGTAGGCTAGCGCCTCCACAACCAAAATGCACAACAGCCGCTAGAAGGGGGCTTTACGCTGAAGCAGGATCAGGGCGGGCTGGCGCACATAACCCAGCTTGTCGTTGATAGCGAGCATCCCCACGTTGGCGAGATCGTTGTTGACGAGCATGGTCGTATAACCGGCGGCCTTAGCCCAGACCATGCTCCTGAGCTTGAGCGCCTGGGCGATTCCACGGCGGCGGTAGGCGCGGGCAGTCCCGGTCAGTTCGACCATCAGCAGCGATGGCGAGGCGCTCTCGTGAAACACGAGGCCGGCGTAGTTGTCGCCATCGACGGCCACGAACGAGCCAGCGGCGGCGAAGGATGGCGAGTTGAGATACTGGGTCTGAAACGCAGGCAGCGACGGGCGGGTGATCCGCCCCGGATAGGGGATATCCTGTTCGATCTCCCATTTCAGGTCATAGAGCTTCTGGTCGCGCTGCGGATCGGCGGCCAGGTCGGCCACCGAGCGGAGCAGCAGCCCCTGTTCGGCCATCTGGGCGTCGGGATCGGGGAATGCCGCGGCATCGAAGGCGGCGAGGTCGAGGCGCGCCTCGATGCGGCGGGCGTACTCAATGAAGCCGCGGCGCATGGCGAAGTTGATACCCGGAAACCGGTCAGAGCGGAGGGCGATCTTCATCGAGTCGGCGCCAACGCGGCGCAGGCGATCGATCAGGGCGTCGTAGAGGGCGGCGCCGAAGCCGCGGCGCTGAAAGGCGGGGTGTACACGGACATAGACGTAGACTTCGCCGGGGACAAGGACATCGGCCCACTGCCCGTAACCGGCGACGCCGACGAGGCGGCCTTCTTCTTCAGCGACCCAGCGACCGTATAGAAGATGCGGCTCGCGCTGGGCGTCCAGACGCGCCAAAAGCTGGCCGGTGATCGGTTGATCGGGCATGATTAGGGTGTTGATCTCGGCCACGGCCGCGTAATCCCGGTCGGCGAAGGGGCGGATGTGCATAATATCGACCTCTCGTAATGCGTGCCGCCAAGTTTAGCATAAGGGACCTTATGAAACTGGAAACGCCGCGTACCATCCTGCGCGCCCTGGAAGCACGGGACTTCGAGGCGCTGTTCCGGCTGACGGGGGACGCCGACTCCCTCAAGTACATGGGCGACGGCAAGCCGCTCACGGCGGACAGGACGCGGCGCTGGATCGCGGTTTCACAGGAGAACTATGCCGCGCTGGGCTACGGCGCCCTGGCGGTCGTGGACAAGGCGAGCGACCTGTTTGCAGGGATTGCCGGGTTCATGCGCAGCGAGGACGCAACGCCGCCGGACGAGGGCGAGCTTATCTACGCGCTGCTGCCGGAATACCGCGGGAAAGGGCTGGCGACAGAGATCTCCGCGGCGCTGGTGGAGTACGGATTCCGGCGGCTTGGCTTTAAGCGCGTGCTGGCGACGATCGACCCAGCCAACGCACCGTCGGTCCGCGTGGCGGAGAAGCTCGGTTTTGTGCTGCACGAGAGGAAACCCGACGAACATGGGATAGAGACGCTGTTCTTCTGGCGCGAGCGCGAGCCGTGATACAATGGCAATATTCCCCTCTCCTATTGAGGCCGCATGGACGACACGTTCGCGTTTATCATCCACCCGATCCAGATCAAGCGCGATGTGGAGCGTAAGTATCCGCTGCTGGGCAAGCTCCTGACCGAGCGGCAGATCAATTTCTTCTCGCGGTTCTTCCCCCCGGTGTACCTGAGCGAAATCCACGGCATCACCAGCGCGGCGACCGGCAAAGAGGTCAAGGGCTGGCTGATTGCCGCGCCGTACACACCGCCGACGATGATGAGCCTGCCGGTGGAGGCGGTGTACAAGAAGATCGTCGCGTGCGGGCAGATGGCCGAAGAACTGGGCGCGCGAATCCTCGGGCTGGGCGCGTTCACCTCAGTGGTCGGCGATGCCGGCAAGACGATTGCCGACCGGCTGGAAATCCCGGTGACGACCGGCGACAGCTACACGATCGCAGTGGCGGTCGAGGCGCTGAGCGAAGCCGGGCGGATCATGGGCCACACGATCAGCGAGGCGACGGTGGCGGTGGTCGGCGCGACGGGCGCGATCGGCAAGACGTGCGCCGAAATCCTGGCGCGCAGCGCGGCCAAGCTGATCCTCGTCGGGAAACGCGAAGACGCGCTGCGGCAGGTGGCCGAGAAGTGCAGCGGGAGCGCGACGGTGAGCGTCAGCACGGACATGGCCGCGATCTATCCCGCCGACCTGATCCTGACGGTGACGAGCGCGGTGCATGAGGTGATCCACCCCGAACACCTGAAGCCGGGCGCGGTGGTGTGCGACGTGGC
Coding sequences within:
- a CDS encoding GNAT family N-acetyltransferase; this encodes MHIRPFADRDYAAVAEINTLIMPDQPITGQLLARLDAQREPHLLYGRWVAEEEGRLVGVAGYGQWADVLVPGEVYVYVRVHPAFQRRGFGAALYDALIDRLRRVGADSMKIALRSDRFPGINFAMRRGFIEYARRIEARLDLAAFDAAAFPDPDAQMAEQGLLLRSVADLAADPQRDQKLYDLKWEIEQDIPYPGRITRPSLPAFQTQYLNSPSFAAAGSFVAVDGDNYAGLVFHESASPSLLMVELTGTARAYRRRGIAQALKLRSMVWAKAAGYTTMLVNNDLANVGMLAINDKLGYVRQPALILLQRKAPF
- a CDS encoding TIGR03667 family PPOX class F420-dependent oxidoreductase, which encodes MMIDFTTKLGQRAQERLASEYCIWLTTTGGDGTPQPRPVWFVWDNGEFVVYAAEGSAKLKHIAAHPKVAVNFDGGPYGEDIQVFTGSARIVASDFESAAAANYFEKYASQIPEIGMTEESFKQTYSQTIRITPEKLR
- the ppk2 gene encoding polyphosphate kinase 2, giving the protein MAKDGQGKKEKKDKSRAGSAKNGSAPAAEPLVRLPRSFYEHELERLQFELVRLQYWVKATGQRIVLIFEGRDAAGKGGTIKRLTEPMNPRGVRLVALGKPSDVERTQWYFQRYVAHLPAAGEIVIFDRSWYNRAGVEHVMGFCSDEEYNEFLVSCPEFERLLVRSGLNVVKYWLSVSDDEQEKRFQERAQNPAKMWKLSPMDLLSRERWVDYSKAKDSMMEYTDISEAPWYQIETDDKRRAHLNIIRHLLTLFPRYVSTVPEPFKLKRRPKPDSNYSRPPREMHALVPDYYADFVPDTD
- a CDS encoding shikimate dehydrogenase, translating into MDDTFAFIIHPIQIKRDVERKYPLLGKLLTERQINFFSRFFPPVYLSEIHGITSAATGKEVKGWLIAAPYTPPTMMSLPVEAVYKKIVACGQMAEELGARILGLGAFTSVVGDAGKTIADRLEIPVTTGDSYTIAVAVEALSEAGRIMGHTISEATVAVVGATGAIGKTCAEILARSAAKLILVGKREDALRQVAEKCSGSATVSVSTDMAAIYPADLILTVTSAVHEVIHPEHLKPGAVVCDVARPRDVSRQVAALRDDVLVIEGGMIDVPGPVNFNFDFGFPPGKAYACMAETIALALEGRFEDYTIGKDISAAQADEIHGIARRHGFRLSGFRSFEKAVSEQSIAETRERAQKNLKTWKSRG
- a CDS encoding GNAT family N-acetyltransferase, coding for MKLETPRTILRALEARDFEALFRLTGDADSLKYMGDGKPLTADRTRRWIAVSQENYAALGYGALAVVDKASDLFAGIAGFMRSEDATPPDEGELIYALLPEYRGKGLATEISAALVEYGFRRLGFKRVLATIDPANAPSVRVAEKLGFVLHERKPDEHGIETLFFWREREP